ATGCGGCGCCCCAGCTGACGGACGTGTCGCTGCGCCGCGGCGGCGTCGGGCAGCCCGAGAGCCTCCGCGACGGCAGCCCACTGCTCGGGCACGACGCGGTCGACCGCACGCCCGGCGACCTCGTGCAGGACGTCGCGCACGTCGAGCAGCGCGAGCCGGCTGCGCTCGAGGTCGGCGTGCGGCACGTCGACCATCCACGTGGCGACCAGCGCCTTGAGCATCGTGGCGTCGCGCAGGCCGCCGGCCGACTCCTTGAGGTCGGGCACCGACGCGTGGGCCAGCTCGCCGCGCTGCTCCGCGCGACCGCGCGCGAGGTCGCGCAGCAGCGGCAGGTTGCGGCGCGCGTCGCGCCGCCAGGTCGACAGCACGCCGGCGCGGAGCCGCAGCGACACCGCGGTGTCGCCGGCGAGGTGGCGGGCGTCGAGCAGCCCCAGCGCGACGCGCAGGTCGTCGCGCGCCGCGGCGGTCACCTCGTCGAGCGCGCGGACGGCGTGGTCGATCTTCGTGCCCGAGTCCCAGAGGGGGTACCACAGCTCCTGCGCCAGCGACCCCACGTCGACGTCCTCGTCGTGCACCAGCACCAGGTCGAGGTCGGAGTACGGCGCCAGCTCGCTCCGCCCGTAGCCACCGACCGCGAGCAGTGCGACCCCGGGCAGCGGGTCGCTCTCGTCGCGCCCGGTCACCCCGTGCAGGGCGGCGGCACAGACCTGGTCGGCCTCGGCCGTGCGGGCCAGCCGGTCGGCGGCGGTCACCTCAGAGGGCGGCCTGGTCCTGGTCGCCGGTGCGGACCCGCACCAGGCGCTCGACCGGAGCGACCCACACCTTGCCGTCGCCGATCCGCCCGGTCTGGGCGGCGCCGATGACCGCGTCGACGACCGCGTCGGCGTCGGCGTCGTCCACCACGATCTCGATGCGGACCTTGGGGACCAGCGCGATGTCGTACTCCGCGCCGCGGTAGACCTCGGTGTGGCCCTTCTGGCGGCCGTAGCCCGAGACCTCGCTGACCGTCATCCCCCGGACGCCGATCGCCTCCAGGGCCGCACGGACGTCCTCCCACTTGTGCGGCTTGATCACCGCGGTCACGAGCTTCATCGTCGTCCCTCTCCCTGCTGTGGTCGGTCCGGTCGGTCGGCGGGCAGGCCCATCGCGGCGGCGGTGCCGCCGCTGACGCCCCCACTGTGCCCGAAGTGCGGCCTGCCGCCGCTGGCGACGTGCAGGTCGTAGGCGGTCTCGGCGTGGACCACGAGGTCGAGGCCGGTCATCTCGTGGTCCTCGTGGATCCGGAAGCCGACGGTGCGCTCGAGCCCCCACACGATCGCGGCGGTGGCGAGGAACGAGTAGGCCAGCGTCACGACCATCGCGACGAGCTGGCGGACCAGCTGGTCCGCGCCGCCGCCGTACAGCAGGCCGTCGACGCCGGACGGTGCAGCGGCGCTGGCGAGCAGCCCGATCGCGGCGGTGCCGACGAGCCCGCCGACGAGGTGGACGCCGACGACGTCGAGGGAGTCGTCGTAGCCGAAGTGGTACTTCAGCCCGACCGCCAGCGCGCACACGACGCCCGCGAGGGCCCCCACCACCATCGCGCCCAGCGGGGTGACCGCGCCGCACGACGGGGTGATCGCCACGAGGCCGGCGACGACCCCGGAGGCCCCGCCGAAGGACGTGGCGTGGCCGTCGCGCAGGCGCTCCACACCGAGCCAGGCGAGCATGCCCGTGCTGCCGGCCAGCAGCGTGTTGACGAAGACGACCGCCGCGGTGTTGCCGGCGGTCAGCGCGGACCCGGCGTTGAACCCGAACCAGCCGAACCACAGCAGGCCCGCGCCGAGCATGACCAGCGTCAGGTTGTGCGGCTTCATCGGGTCGCGCCCGAAGCCGATGCGCGGCCCGAGCACGAGCGCCGCGGCGAGACCCGCCGCACCGGAGTTGATCTCGACGGCGGTCCCGCCGGCGAAGTCGATGACCTTGAGGTCGTTGGCCATCCAGCCGCCCACGTGGCTCCCGGCGGAGAGGTCGAAGACCCAGTGCGCGACCGGGGCGTAGACCACGACCATCCAGACCGCGCAGAACACCAGCCAGGTGCCGAACCGCGCCCGGTCGGCGATCGCCCCGGCGATCAGGCCGACGGTGATGATCCCGAACAGCCCCTGGAAGACCGCGAAGAGCGTCACGGGCAGGTCGCCGGTGTCGCCGGTGGCGTCCGGCAGCATGCCGCGGAAGGCGAGGTACTGCGCCGGGTCACCCAGCAGCCCGCCGCCCAGGTCGTCGCCGAAGGCCAGGGAGTAGCCGACCAGCACCCACACGACGGCGCCGACGGCCAGGGCCCCGAAGACCATCATGATCATGTTGAGCACGCTCTTGGAGCGGACCATGCCGCCGTAGAACAGCGCCAGGCCGGGCGCCATGAGCAGCACCAGGGCCGAGGCGGCCAGCAGCCACGCGGTGTCGCCGGTGTTGACGGGGGTGGTCACGAGCGGTGTCACGGGGGCTCACCCTGCTGGGCGATTGTTTCCTCCGCCGTCACGTCGTGTTACGGCCAGGTGAACCGGCCTCACCCCCCGAGCCGGGTGCGGGCTCGGGGGGCGAGGTTCCACGCTGGGCGACCCCGGCGTCGGAGCGAGACCGGTCCTAGACCGCCGCTTCGTCCCTGTCGCCGGTGCGGACCCGGACGATGGTCTCGACCGGGGCCACCCAGACCTTGCCGTCGCCGATCCGGCCGGTCGCGGCGGCCTTCACGACGATGCCCACCACGTCCTCGACGTCGGTGTCGTCCACGACGATCTCCACGCGGACCTTGGGGACCAGCGCGATGTCGTACTCCGCACCGCGGTAGACCTCCGTGTGGCCCTTCTGCCGGCCGTAGCCGGAGACCTCGCTCACGGTCATGCCGGTCACGCCGAAGGCCTCGAGGGCGGCGCGGACGTCCTCCCACTTGTGCGGCTTGATCACCGCGGTCACGAGCTTCATGCGAGGGCCCCTTCCTGGGCCTTGGCGCCGAGGACGCCGCTGCCGATCCCGCTGTTGCCGGCCAGGGTGCCGCCGCCACGGTTGACCAGGTCGTAGGCCGCCTCGCCGTGCTCGGCGAAGTCGATGCCCTCGACCTCCTCCTCCTCGGCGATCCGCCAGCCCATCGTGAGCTTGATCGCGAAGCCGAGGACCGCGGTCACGACGCCCGACCAGACGATGGCCACCAGCGCGCCGAGCACCTGGTCGCCCAGCGAGCCGAACCCGCCGCCGTAGACGAGCCCGTCGACGCCTCCGGCGCCGTCGGAGGTGGAGAACAGGCCGATCAGGACCGTGCCCACGATGCCGCCGACGAGGTGGACGCCCACGACGTCGAGGGAGTCGTCGAGGCCGAGCCTGAACTTGAGGCCGACCGCCCAGGCGCAGACACCGCCGGCGATCGCGCCGATCGCGATGGCGCCCATCGGGTCGACCGCGCCGCAGGCCGGGGTGATCGCGACCAGGCCGGCCACGACGCCGGAGGCTGCACCGAGCGAGGTGGCCTTGCCGTGCAGCAGGCGCTCGACGAGCAGCCAGCCGAGCATCGCGGCCATCGTCGCGACAGTGGTGTTGAGAAACGTGCGACCGGTCTCGGAGTAGAACTGCGCGGTGTTGGCCGCCGCGCCGGAGGCGGTGCTCCAGTCGTCACCGAAGACGATCGAGCCGACGTTGAAGCCGTACCAGCCGACCCAGAGCAGACCCGCGCCGAGCATGGTGAGGGTCAGGTTGTGGGGACGCATGGGGTTCTGCGGCCAGCCGACCCGCTTGCCGATGATCATCGCCAGCACCAGCCCGGCCACACCGGCGTTGATGTGCACCGCCGTGCCGCCGGCGTAGTCCTGGGCGCCGATCCTGGAGCAGATCAGGGCGGCGTCGGTGCAGCTGAACACCATGTGCGCCAACGGGAAGTAGCTGAAGGTCACCCACAGCGGGAGGAAGACCACCCACGCGGAGAACTTCACCCGGTCGGCGATGGCGCCGCTGATCAGGGCCGCGGTGATCACCGCGAACGTGAGCTGGAACATCACGCCGACGTAGCCGTCGGGGGCCACGTCCTTGAGGCCGAACAACGTGAACGGGTCGGCGAAGAACGTGCCGTCGCCGCCGAAGGACATCGACCAGCCCCACAGCACGTAGACGATGCCGACGACGCCCATCGCGACGAACGACATCATCATCATGTTGAGCACGGACTTCGATCGGGTCATGCCGCCGTAGAACAGGGCCAGCGCGGGCGTGGTCATCATGAGGACCAGCAACGTGGCCACGATCATGAACGCGTAGTAGCCGTCCACGAAACCTCCAAGTCATCGTCGCCGGGCCACAGGGCCGACCCGGCCGGAACGCGTCCAGCGTCGGCCACGCAGGTTTCGACGGCGGGCGGCTCGTGTTGCGGTGGCGTGACGAATCGGTGGGTCGTGTTTCGGCGGCGTGAACGCCCCCTACCGACGTACGACGGCCCTCACCGCAGCGCGGTGAGGGCCGTGGGCCGGTGATCGAGCCCGGTCGAGATCGGTCGAGATCAGTCGAGATCAGTCGAGATCAGTCGCCGAGCAGCGCGTCGACGAACGTGCCGGGGTCGAAGGGGGCGAGGTCGTCGGGACCCTCGCCGAGCCCGACGAGCTTGACCGGGACGCCGAGCTCGCGCTGGACCGCCACGACGATGCCGCCCTTGGCGGACCCGTCGAGCTTGGTCAGGACGATGCCGGTGACGTCGACGACCTCGGAGAACACGCGTGCCTGGATCATGCCGTTCTGGCCGGTCGTGGCGTCGAGGACGAGCAGCACCTCGGTGACCGGTGCCTGCTTCTCGACCACGCGCTTGACCTTGCCGAGCTCGTCCATGAGCCCGGCCTTGTTCTGCAGGCGGCCGGCGGTGTCGACGATGACCGCGTCGACCTCCTGCTCCATGCCGGTGCGCACCGCCTCGAACGCGACGCTCGCGGGGTCGCCGCCCTCGGGCCCGACGACGGTGTCGACGCCGACCCGCTCGCCCCACGTGGTGAGCTGGGCGGCAGCCGCGGCGCGAAAGGTGTCGGCCGCACCGAGCACGACCGAGCGGTCCTCGGCCACGAGGATGCGGGCGAGCTTGCCGACGGTGGTGGTCTTGCCGGTGCCGTTGACCCCGACCATGAGGACGACGGCCGGGCGGCCCTCCTGGCGGCTCACCGAGAGGCGGCGGTCCATGGTCGGGTCGACCAGCGCGAGCAGCTCCTCGCGCAGCACCTCGCGCACGGGGGCGGAGTCGGCCCCCTCGACCCGTAGCCGGGTGCGCAGGCGCTCGACCAGCTCCTGGGTCGGGCCCACCCCGATGTCGGCGGTGATGAGGAGGTCCTCGATCTCCTCCCAGGTGTCCTCGTCGATCTTGTCGCGGGACAGCAGCGCGAGGAGGCCGCGGCCCAGGACGCCCTGGGAGCGCGCGAGCCGCTGGCGCAGCCGGACCAGGCGACCGGCGGCCGACTCCGGCCGCTCGAGCGTGGGGGCCGGTGGCGCGGGAGGCGCCCCGAGGGTCTCGGCGGGGGCGGTCGGCGCCTCGGGCGCCGGCCTCGGCGGCGCGAGGACGTCGGTGCCGCCGCGCCGCTCGTCGAGCTCGGCACGTCCTCGCCGGGCACCCGTGGTGACGAGGCCGGCGACGACGACGATCGCCACGACGGCGATCGCGATGATCAGGGAGAGCAGTTCCACGGCGGCGATTCAACCACCCGGCCGGTCACCCGACCCAACTGGTCGGAGGCGTCAGTCGTTGCCGCGGGCGCCGTGCGAGCCGACCGGCTCGACGGTGGGGAGGGAGTCGACGAACCTGGCGAGGGCGTCTCCGGCGGCCGGGACCACCGGGAGGTCGACGCCGCGCCGCGGGAACGCGACGTAGGCCGCCACGACGCCGGCGGCGAGCAGGCAGAAGACCATGAAGAGCACGATGAACAGCAAGGGGTTCCCCGATCGGTGCGCGGTCAGGACCTCTCCACCCTGCCACAGGTGTGGGTCCGCTCCGACCTGACGTACCCACCCGTCACACCCGTCACACACGCCCCTGCGGGCAGGTCCTCAGCGGCAGCCGGCACCCGTGACGTCCCCGTCGGCGTAGCGACGCCCCGCCTGGCGGAACGAGTACGCCGAGCAGAACTGGTAGCTCATCAGCTCGTGCGTGCGCAGCGAGACCGGCGCCCACCGCCCGCCGCCGACCGGCTCGAGGTAGCGCAGCCGCGTCGCCAGGAGGGTCGAGCGGGTGTCGCGGTGCTTGAGGTAGTGGTCGAGCCAGCCCTGGACGTACCTGCTGGTCAGGTCCTGGCCGTAGCGGCTGGCGGGCAGCGCGAGCGGGATGTCGGTGTAGTCGAGGTGGGTCGAGGCCCGCGGGACGACGAGCATCGTGTCGACGCCGGCCCTTCGCCACGGCTCGAAGCCCGTGCGGCGCTCCCGGCGCGGGTCGGGCCCGTCGGGTGACGGCTCGGGGTTGAGCGACGAGCCGCCCGCCAGGAACCAGGGCGCGACGGTGAAGCCGTACTCCGACTGGACGGCGAGACCGGGCACGACCGGCTCGGCGCCGGTCGCGAGCGCACCGGCTCCCTGGCTGCCACTGAGCTTGTCCAGGCCGACGACGGCGGCGACCCGCTTGTCGTCCTCCTGGACGATCGAAACCGCCGCGGCGCCGAGCGAGTGCCCGATGATCGCGATCCTGCTGGTCCTGCCCGGGGTGAACGGACGCCGGTCGGCGCTGCGGTCGAAGGACCGCCAGTAGGGGTTGAAGTCGTCCACCTGCGCGTCGGCCTTGTTCGGGTTGGCATAGTGCCGGCTCGGGGTGCTGGTGAAGAAGCTCAGCGCGTTGCGGGTGCCGATGGTGAAGTTGGCCAGCTGCTGGGCGGGCACGCCCGGGCAGCCGGACATCTCCCCGCTCTGCGGGTCGGCGAACGGGTTGCAGAACGGCACGGCGTCGGTCGGGCCGCCGTCCTCGTGCGGGAAGGTCTCCCCCGCCCCCTGGCCCTGCACGTCGTAGGTCAGGACGACGTAGCCGCGCTCGGCGAGGTCCTGGGCGAGCCAGCGGTACATCCCCTCGCTGCCCTGCACGGACCCGGTCGTGATGACGACACCTGGGAACGGGCCCGTGAGCGCGCGACCGGTGTAGGGGTCGACCGCCCCCGGCAACGGCTTGTAGACGGTGCCGTGCAGCAGCGCGCCGTAGCGGTTGGTGAAGGAGACCCGGCGCGACCGCCCGCGGGTGCCGTTCCAGCCTGCGCGCAGCGGGTTGCCGACGTTCCAGCCCGGGAAGACGACGCCGGGGGTGATCGCGGGCCGGCCCGGCTGGGCGGCCTGCTCGAGCAGCAGCGAGAGCGACTCCTGCGGGACCTGGGTGGCCAGCGCAGGGAGGTACGCCGGGTTGCGCAGCTGGCCGTTGGGCCCGGTCTGGCGTCCGTAGGCGTCGGCGATGTTCTGGGCGTCGCGCGCCTGGTAGTCCGGCGACCCGGGCTCGGGGCCGCTGGCCAGCGCGGGCGACGGCAGGGCGGCCGCAGCGGTCGTGAGCGCGGTCAGGGCGCCGGCGAGCAGGGTGGCGGTGCGTCGTCGCATGCGGGACCAACGAGCCACCCGGCAGAAGGTGACTGAAGCTCAGGTGCGGACGAGCGGCTCCACCGCGGCCCGGATCGCGTCCGGCACCGGCACGACCGGCCGCGGGGCGGGGACCGTGTTGTCGACGTAGACGTGCACGAAGCGCCCCTCGGCGCGCGCCTGGTCGCCGTCGCACTGGAACAGTCCGATCCGGTAGACGACCGACGAGCGCCCCAGCCGCTCGACGGCCAGCCCCAACTCGACCGGCTCGGGGAAGCCCATCTCCTCGAAGTAGCGGCACGACACCTCGGCCACGATGCCGATCGCGGGCAGCCCGCGGATGTCGCCGCGGGTCGCCTCGATCAGGTGGGCGTTGACCGCGGTGTCGATCAGCTCGAAGTAGGTGGCGTTGTTCATGTGGCCGTAGACGTCGTCGTCGGCCCACCGGGTCGTGGCCGTGCGCCACGCGGTGTAGTCGGCCCGGGTGGGCCGCGGCTCCCGCTCGCTCATGCGGTGGCCGGCTCGTCCTCGCGCAGCCGC
This genomic window from Nocardioides marmoribigeumensis contains:
- a CDS encoding ammonium transporter — encoded protein: MDGYYAFMIVATLLVLMMTTPALALFYGGMTRSKSVLNMMMMSFVAMGVVGIVYVLWGWSMSFGGDGTFFADPFTLFGLKDVAPDGYVGVMFQLTFAVITAALISGAIADRVKFSAWVVFLPLWVTFSYFPLAHMVFSCTDAALICSRIGAQDYAGGTAVHINAGVAGLVLAMIIGKRVGWPQNPMRPHNLTLTMLGAGLLWVGWYGFNVGSIVFGDDWSTASGAAANTAQFYSETGRTFLNTTVATMAAMLGWLLVERLLHGKATSLGAASGVVAGLVAITPACGAVDPMGAIAIGAIAGGVCAWAVGLKFRLGLDDSLDVVGVHLVGGIVGTVLIGLFSTSDGAGGVDGLVYGGGFGSLGDQVLGALVAIVWSGVVTAVLGFAIKLTMGWRIAEEEEVEGIDFAEHGEAAYDLVNRGGGTLAGNSGIGSGVLGAKAQEGALA
- a CDS encoding acyl-CoA thioesterase; this encodes MSEREPRPTRADYTAWRTATTRWADDDVYGHMNNATYFELIDTAVNAHLIEATRGDIRGLPAIGIVAEVSCRYFEEMGFPEPVELGLAVERLGRSSVVYRIGLFQCDGDQARAEGRFVHVYVDNTVPAPRPVVPVPDAIRAAVEPLVRT
- a CDS encoding P-II family nitrogen regulator, whose translation is MKLVTAVIKPHKWEDVRAALEAIGVRGMTVSEVSGYGRQKGHTEVYRGAEYDIALVPKVRIEIVVDDADADAVVDAVIGAAQTGRIGDGKVWVAPVERLVRVRTGDQDQAAL
- a CDS encoding alpha/beta hydrolase, with protein sequence MARWSRMRRRTATLLAGALTALTTAAAALPSPALASGPEPGSPDYQARDAQNIADAYGRQTGPNGQLRNPAYLPALATQVPQESLSLLLEQAAQPGRPAITPGVVFPGWNVGNPLRAGWNGTRGRSRRVSFTNRYGALLHGTVYKPLPGAVDPYTGRALTGPFPGVVITTGSVQGSEGMYRWLAQDLAERGYVVLTYDVQGQGAGETFPHEDGGPTDAVPFCNPFADPQSGEMSGCPGVPAQQLANFTIGTRNALSFFTSTPSRHYANPNKADAQVDDFNPYWRSFDRSADRRPFTPGRTSRIAIIGHSLGAAAVSIVQEDDKRVAAVVGLDKLSGSQGAGALATGAEPVVPGLAVQSEYGFTVAPWFLAGGSSLNPEPSPDGPDPRRERRTGFEPWRRAGVDTMLVVPRASTHLDYTDIPLALPASRYGQDLTSRYVQGWLDHYLKHRDTRSTLLATRLRYLEPVGGGRWAPVSLRTHELMSYQFCSAYSFRQAGRRYADGDVTGAGCR
- a CDS encoding P-II family nitrogen regulator, with amino-acid sequence MKLVTAVIKPHKWEDVRAALEAFGVTGMTVSEVSGYGRQKGHTEVYRGAEYDIALVPKVRVEIVVDDTDVEDVVGIVVKAAATGRIGDGKVWVAPVETIVRVRTGDRDEAAV
- a CDS encoding ammonium transporter; the protein is MTPLVTTPVNTGDTAWLLAASALVLLMAPGLALFYGGMVRSKSVLNMIMMVFGALAVGAVVWVLVGYSLAFGDDLGGGLLGDPAQYLAFRGMLPDATGDTGDLPVTLFAVFQGLFGIITVGLIAGAIADRARFGTWLVFCAVWMVVVYAPVAHWVFDLSAGSHVGGWMANDLKVIDFAGGTAVEINSGAAGLAAALVLGPRIGFGRDPMKPHNLTLVMLGAGLLWFGWFGFNAGSALTAGNTAAVVFVNTLLAGSTGMLAWLGVERLRDGHATSFGGASGVVAGLVAITPSCGAVTPLGAMVVGALAGVVCALAVGLKYHFGYDDSLDVVGVHLVGGLVGTAAIGLLASAAAPSGVDGLLYGGGADQLVRQLVAMVVTLAYSFLATAAIVWGLERTVGFRIHEDHEMTGLDLVVHAETAYDLHVASGGRPHFGHSGGVSGGTAAAMGLPADRPDRPQQGEGRR
- the ftsY gene encoding signal recognition particle-docking protein FtsY; protein product: MAAVELLSLIIAIAVVAIVVVAGLVTTGARRGRAELDERRGGTDVLAPPRPAPEAPTAPAETLGAPPAPPAPTLERPESAAGRLVRLRQRLARSQGVLGRGLLALLSRDKIDEDTWEEIEDLLITADIGVGPTQELVERLRTRLRVEGADSAPVREVLREELLALVDPTMDRRLSVSRQEGRPAVVLMVGVNGTGKTTTVGKLARILVAEDRSVVLGAADTFRAAAAAQLTTWGERVGVDTVVGPEGGDPASVAFEAVRTGMEQEVDAVIVDTAGRLQNKAGLMDELGKVKRVVEKQAPVTEVLLVLDATTGQNGMIQARVFSEVVDVTGIVLTKLDGSAKGGIVVAVQRELGVPVKLVGLGEGPDDLAPFDPGTFVDALLGD